In Alkalihalobacillus sp. FSL W8-0930, a single window of DNA contains:
- a CDS encoding DUF1128 domain-containing protein, giving the protein MDLSMNTAENMNYMLKEIENKLQTVNAGALNAEKFDASSYEDIRDIFEWVQKQRSVSVREMEAIVSELGQLRKS; this is encoded by the coding sequence ATGGACTTATCAATGAACACAGCTGAAAATATGAATTATATGCTTAAGGAAATTGAAAACAAGCTTCAAACCGTTAATGCTGGAGCCCTGAATGCCGAGAAGTTCGATGCTTCTTCCTACGAAGACATTCGTGACATTTTTGAATGGGTGCAAAAGCAACGTTCCGTTTCCGTTCGTGAAATGGAAGCCATTGTGTCGGAGCTTGGTCAATTACGCAAATCATAA